The genomic window AAATTTAAAAAAAAACCACAAGATTTACTCCTGTGGTTTCTAAGTTTTTATTTTACCAATTATTATGGGAATTTTACACCCGAATATTTGTTAGGATCTACCTGTGGAAGAGTAGATTTGTATTTGTTGTTAATCGCTTTGATAAACTCATTGGCAACAATGGCATATCCTCTGCCTGTAAGGTGAACTCCATCCAGAGAGAAAGTTCCTCCTGTTACAAATGTTGCAGTGTATTTCACTCCGTTCCAGGCAATTCCAGATTTAGCGTTAAGTTCTATCATTTTTGCATTCATATCAACAAATGCTAAATTTTTTGATTCGGCTACACTCTTTATAGTGGCGTTAAATGCCGCGGTAGCAGTTAAAACTTCTTCAACTTCTCCATTCATGGTATCAAACTTTCCTCTTAATACGTGTTTGTCTTCTAAAGGATAGGTGGTTCCATATTTATCAAAAGGTGCAATGGCTAAAGGAGAACTTGGCGTAGTTCCTAAAACACTACTTGTAGTAAGAGGAATTAAGTCTTGAGCAGTGCTATGTCTTGCCTGCCCATATAATTGTCCCATTAAACCAGCTTGTTGAATAGGAACTCCTGCAGTAATCAACGCTCCTGTTATTTGTGCTGATAAGTTTGTCAAAGACTCATCTTTTAATAGAACAAGATTACCCTGAGTTTTTGATAATAATTGAATTCTGCTTCCTTGCCCCAATCCAGTTAAAATTTGCTTTAGTGGTCCAAAAACCTGCGTATTAAGAGCATCTATATTAGCATTTTGATTAGATGGGCTTCCGGTCGGAGCTGTATTAAATTTCTCAGGAGGTATTGGATTGTACGGAACTCTGGTGAAAAATGGAATCGAAGTTACATTAGGTATATTGGCTACAATTCCCTTTCTTGTAGTTCCTGTTGGGAATAATGTACTCACCAATGCAGTATAAGTAGAAGTGAAACCTACTCCGATACTTCCGTTTACAGGTGTTATCGGATTACTTCCGTCACCTCCGCTGGTTGCATATCCTAAAACATCATTGTTCCCAATCCATAATGATAGAAAGGTAGGATTTTGAGCTAAGGCATCAGCAACAACTGAAGTGGAAGAAGATGATGCAAACCTGACAAAATAAGGGTTTGCAGTTGCAGGAAGTCCTGCCGGATTACCGTATCCCGGAGCCAATAAATGGGCAACTTTAGCTCCCGGAACCCCCATATTCTGATAGGGACCGGCGCTATAAATATTCGCTAAAGTCGTTGTTCCTGTTCCGGGAGCGTCAATTGGAGCTAATGAACCGGCAACCACTGCAAGTATTTTTTTATTTGGTATGCCTACTGAAGGAATTCCTCCAAGATTATCAGCCATTAGAGGTTGTTTAAACTCGCCTCCTCCTGCTAATTTCATTTGTTGAGCAATCATAGAAGGGTAAGATTCATTTTGACCGTCAATATATAAAGCATTATCTCTATATCCTGAGGTTAATGAATTTCCTAAAGAAATATAGTTGGAAAAATCGGCTTCACCTTTGGTTACAACAACGTCTTGTACATCTGTATCAAAATCATCCTCACAGCTTGTTGTAAAAAGAAGTGCGGAAATAGCGAATGTAGAAATTATAATTTTTTTCATAGTCTTTCAATTAAAAAGGGTTGTAAGATAAACCTAGACCTAAATAGAATGCGGTTGCTTTAGCCTGCCCGTAGAAGCCAAGATTAGCATTTTTTACATCTCTTGCTTGAGGCATTGCATATCCTCCCGCAACGTCAACTCCGAATTGCTTTAACTTGAATCCAAGTCCTCCTGTTACTACAAAAGTGTTGAATGAAGGTGTTTCAGGGATGAAGTTCTCATCAGAATAAGGAGATTCATCATAGTATGCACCTAAACGACCGTAGATCATGTTGGTGAAAGCATATTGAGTTCCCAATCTAACTGTTTTGGAGTTTCTGAAGTTTTTAGGAGAAACTGAAATAGTAGGATCTGCCTGGTTTCCGATTGGAGCTGTTGCAAAATCCAATGTCAGCTGGCTGTATCTTTCCCATCCGTGATAGTTAAAGTCTGCAGAAACCAACCATTTCGGAGTGATTTTATAGGTTAAACCTACTGTGTATTCCTCTACTAAAGGTAAAGTTGCTGTGAAATCATCCGTTCTTTTTGCTGGATCCAGTCCTAATAAAGGATAGATGGAAGAAGATGGGAAGTTAAAAGTTGCTTTTCCGTTTTTCGCTTTCATGTCTACTGCTGAACGATAAGCAATACTTACATCCAGTTTTGGATCTGGTCTGAAATAGAACCCGAATCCAAAACCATGTCCGCTTGCTTTTTCGTCATTAATATTTAGCTGCCCGCCAAATTGGGTAATAGCTTTATCCCAATCTACTTTTCCTTTTGCATAAATATAGCTTGCTCCAAAAGCTAACCAGTCATTAAATTTATAGGAAACCATTGGCTGGAAATAGAAACTTTTTAACTCAAGTTTTTGAACCATTTCTTTTCCTTCCCAATCATTTGGCCATTCAATAGTACTTCCAAAAGGAGTGGTGAAACTAAATCCGACTGATAGTTTATCTATTGGTTTATAAGTGATTGCAGCATAGATGGGAGTTCCCATTGGATTGTCTGTTTGTGTACTTTGTAAAGTATTCAGATTTTGAAAAGTTATTTTGTTGCTTGCTCCAAATCCTCCTGCAACGATACTTAATTTAGAAGGAATGAAGGACATTCCGGCAGGGTTGAAAAATGCAACACTTGCATCTTCAGCATGAGCACTGGTGTGTGCCATTGCCAATTGTTTTACCCCTTGCAGGGAAACTCTAAAACCTCCTGCGTAGGATAGAACACCTGCCAATAAAGCGGTTGATACTAATATTTTTTTCATAGACTATTATTATATAACCCAAATATAAAATTATTTTAGTTACGACTGTTAATATTTCCCAATAATTTAAACGAGATCATAAAAGAAAACTATGTTTAAAATAATATATATCTTTTTTGTCTTTGTAATATTTTGCTTTTTAGACTTTTGTGATGTTTTTGAGCCCTTTTGTTATTTTAAGTTTAAAATTAAACAAATACTGATTTTAATATTTACTATTTTTAGAATCGGATAAAAATAAAAATATATAAATTTGCAAGAATAAATAATTGTTATATGAGTTGTGGATGTAAAACATCCGGCGATTCTGCACATTCGTGTGGTCCTAAAAAAACAGCGAATGGTTGTGAAAATGTAAATACCTGTGGTAATAGTTATAAATTAAGTGTTTTCGATTGGTTATCTAATATACAGAATCCTGTGTCTAACAGGTGTGATTTTGTTGAAGTTAGATTTAAAAATGATAGGAAATCGTTTTATAAAAATGTAAATAATATCCCTTTACATATAGGTAGCGTAGTTACAGTAGAATCTAGTCCCGGACACGATATAGGTGTGGTAAGTCTCACCGGAGAATTGGTTAAGATTCAGATGAAAAAGAAGAAAGCTTCTGATGAATCTGCTCTTAAAATATACAGACAGTCAAACCAAAAAGATATTGAAGTTTGGCAGGAAGTCAGAAAAAAAGAAGAAACCGTAAAGATAGAAGCAAGAAAGATCGCTCAGAGACTGGGACTTGAAATGAAAGTTACAGATGTTGAGTATCAGGGAGATGCTTCGAAAGTTACGTTTTATTATACGGCCGACAACAGGGTTGACTTTAGACAGCTGATTAAAGAATATGCGGGGGCGTTCCGAACTAAAATCGATATGAAACAAATTGGTTTCAGACAGGAAGCTGCCAAAGTAGGAGGAATCGGATCTTGTGGTAGAGAGCTTTGCTGTTCGACATGGCTGACCGATTTCAGATCTGTCAATACGAACGTTGCGAGATATCAGCAACTAAGCATCAATCCTCAGAAATTAGCAGGACAGTGCGGTAAACTGAAATGTTGTCTGAATTATGAATTAGACAGCTATTTGGATGCATTAAGCAATTTCCCTTCTTCATCTACAATGCTGGATACAGAAAAAGGAAGAGCTTTTTGTATCAAAATTGACGTTTTCAAAAAGAAAATGTGGTTTGCCTATGTTGAAAATTCTATGGCTTGGTACGACTTCGATATCGATCTGGTAAAAAAATTAATTGCTAAGAATAAAAGAGGTGAAAAAACATTGCCGCTTGAAGAATTAAAGCAACCTGAAACTTCAATGAAAAGCATTGATCTGATTCAGGAAAACAATGTAGACCGATTCGAGAAGAAGAACAGAGGGAACAACAGGAATAAAAACCAAAACAGACCAAATAATAATCAGAACAATCAGAATCAACAAGGTCAGAAAAAAGCCCATCACAGACCTGAAAGACAAGATCGTCCTGAGAATGAAAGATCTGCAAAACCTCAGAGACAGGAAAAGCAACAGCAAAATCCGAATGCAAATTCCAGCAACAACCAGCCAAGAGTACAAAAGCCTCAACAGCCGAAACCTCAGTTGGAAAAAGCAGTTGCCACTAACTCTGATGCCGAGAAA from Chryseobacterium camelliae includes these protein-coding regions:
- a CDS encoding OmpP1/FadL family transporter — protein: MKKILVSTALLAGVLSYAGGFRVSLQGVKQLAMAHTSAHAEDASVAFFNPAGMSFIPSKLSIVAGGFGASNKITFQNLNTLQSTQTDNPMGTPIYAAITYKPIDKLSVGFSFTTPFGSTIEWPNDWEGKEMVQKLELKSFYFQPMVSYKFNDWLAFGASYIYAKGKVDWDKAITQFGGQLNINDEKASGHGFGFGFYFRPDPKLDVSIAYRSAVDMKAKNGKATFNFPSSSIYPLLGLDPAKRTDDFTATLPLVEEYTVGLTYKITPKWLVSADFNYHGWERYSQLTLDFATAPIGNQADPTISVSPKNFRNSKTVRLGTQYAFTNMIYGRLGAYYDESPYSDENFIPETPSFNTFVVTGGLGFKLKQFGVDVAGGYAMPQARDVKNANLGFYGQAKATAFYLGLGLSYNPF
- a CDS encoding PSP1 domain-containing protein; translation: MSCGCKTSGDSAHSCGPKKTANGCENVNTCGNSYKLSVFDWLSNIQNPVSNRCDFVEVRFKNDRKSFYKNVNNIPLHIGSVVTVESSPGHDIGVVSLTGELVKIQMKKKKASDESALKIYRQSNQKDIEVWQEVRKKEETVKIEARKIAQRLGLEMKVTDVEYQGDASKVTFYYTADNRVDFRQLIKEYAGAFRTKIDMKQIGFRQEAAKVGGIGSCGRELCCSTWLTDFRSVNTNVARYQQLSINPQKLAGQCGKLKCCLNYELDSYLDALSNFPSSSTMLDTEKGRAFCIKIDVFKKKMWFAYVENSMAWYDFDIDLVKKLIAKNKRGEKTLPLEELKQPETSMKSIDLIQENNVDRFEKKNRGNNRNKNQNRPNNNQNNQNQQGQKKAHHRPERQDRPENERSAKPQRQEKQQQNPNANSSNNQPRVQKPQQPKPQLEKAVATNSDAEKKPNPNKKKFKKKFPPKKDNNA
- a CDS encoding G-D-S-L family lipolytic protein; translation: MKKIIISTFAISALLFTTSCEDDFDTDVQDVVVTKGEADFSNYISLGNSLTSGYRDNALYIDGQNESYPSMIAQQMKLAGGGEFKQPLMADNLGGIPSVGIPNKKILAVVAGSLAPIDAPGTGTTTLANIYSAGPYQNMGVPGAKVAHLLAPGYGNPAGLPATANPYFVRFASSSSTSVVADALAQNPTFLSLWIGNNDVLGYATSGGDGSNPITPVNGSIGVGFTSTYTALVSTLFPTGTTRKGIVANIPNVTSIPFFTRVPYNPIPPEKFNTAPTGSPSNQNANIDALNTQVFGPLKQILTGLGQGSRIQLLSKTQGNLVLLKDESLTNLSAQITGALITAGVPIQQAGLMGQLYGQARHSTAQDLIPLTTSSVLGTTPSSPLAIAPFDKYGTTYPLEDKHVLRGKFDTMNGEVEEVLTATAAFNATIKSVAESKNLAFVDMNAKMIELNAKSGIAWNGVKYTATFVTGGTFSLDGVHLTGRGYAIVANEFIKAINNKYKSTLPQVDPNKYSGVKFP